One window of the Microvirga mediterraneensis genome contains the following:
- a CDS encoding pyridoxal phosphate-dependent aminotransferase, whose amino-acid sequence MTKSAADLHSPLIARRMDRVASFLAMDVLSAAAAKERRGDSVIHMEVGQPSAPAPRPAREAAKAALDLGRIGYTEALGIAALRERIARHYRDAYGVSIAPQRVVVTTGSSAGFVLAFLSLFDPGQRVAITAPGYPAYRNILEALGIEPVTIPLAKADGWIMTAQAIEKAHAEKPLHGILAMSPANPSGTMIGRKALAELGETCRRLGLWFVSDEIYHGLTYGEAASTALASDDDAVVINSFSKYYCMTGWRIGWIVVPDRLVRPIERLAQNLYISPPYLSQVAALAAFDAAEELEAVKAAYAHNRAYLLEELPKIGITEMHPVDGAFYIYADIARFTNDSIGFSKRMLEEAGVAATPGLDFDPIEGSHYLRFSFAGSENDCRETVARLKGWLK is encoded by the coding sequence ATGACCAAATCAGCCGCCGATCTCCATTCGCCCCTCATCGCCCGCCGCATGGATCGCGTCGCCTCCTTCCTCGCCATGGACGTTCTGAGCGCGGCCGCCGCCAAGGAACGACGGGGCGACAGCGTCATCCACATGGAGGTCGGTCAGCCATCCGCCCCAGCTCCGCGCCCGGCCCGGGAGGCCGCCAAGGCGGCTCTCGACCTCGGGCGCATCGGCTACACCGAAGCCCTCGGCATCGCGGCCTTGCGGGAGCGCATCGCCCGGCACTACCGCGATGCATACGGCGTGAGCATCGCGCCCCAGCGGGTCGTGGTGACGACCGGCTCCTCGGCCGGGTTTGTCCTGGCTTTCCTGAGCCTCTTCGATCCGGGGCAGCGGGTGGCGATCACCGCGCCGGGCTATCCGGCCTACCGGAACATCCTGGAGGCCCTGGGCATCGAGCCGGTCACGATCCCGCTCGCCAAGGCCGACGGCTGGATCATGACCGCCCAGGCCATCGAGAAGGCCCATGCGGAAAAGCCGCTGCACGGCATTCTCGCCATGAGCCCCGCGAACCCCTCCGGCACCATGATCGGCCGCAAGGCCCTTGCCGAGCTGGGCGAGACCTGCCGCCGCCTGGGGCTGTGGTTCGTGTCCGACGAGATCTATCACGGGTTGACCTATGGTGAGGCCGCGTCCACGGCGCTCGCCTCCGACGACGATGCCGTCGTGATCAACTCATTCTCCAAATATTATTGCATGACCGGCTGGCGCATCGGATGGATCGTGGTGCCGGACCGGCTGGTCCGCCCCATCGAGCGGTTGGCGCAGAACCTCTACATCTCGCCCCCCTATCTTTCCCAGGTGGCGGCGCTCGCCGCCTTCGACGCAGCGGAGGAATTGGAGGCCGTGAAGGCTGCTTACGCCCACAACCGCGCCTATCTCCTGGAGGAGCTGCCCAAGATCGGCATCACCGAGATGCACCCGGTGGACGGCGCCTTCTACATCTATGCCGACATCGCCCGCTTCACGAACGATTCCATCGGCTTCTCCAAGCGCATGCTGGAGGAGGCGGGCGTCGCCGCCACCCCGGGGCTCGACTTCGACCCCATCGAGGGCTCGCACTACCTGCGGTTCTCCTTCGCCGGATCGGAGAACGATTGCCGCGAGACGGTGGCGCGGCTGAAGGGGTGGTTGAAGTAA
- a CDS encoding SDR family oxidoreductase, with protein sequence MDMSDGNGISRRGVMGGAAAGLATVAAPGPASAQTAASGGVAKEDPTTKYPKPPFKSQSQPWPGLAGKMDPRPDHGEASYKGSGRLRGRKALITGGDSGMGRAAAIAFAREGADVAISYHPDEEPDAREVIDLIKKEGRIAVALPGDIRDEALCARIVADAVQQLGGLDILVNNAARQQQRQALLDITSEDFDATFKTNVYAMFWLTKAALPHLTPGSAIIQTTSEQAYDPSENLVDYAMTKAAMMNFTKSMAKQLGPKGIRVNGVAPGPIWTPLQVSGGATQEKLQQFGGDTPMGRPGQPAELASIYVQLAAADASYATGQVYGAAGGSGQP encoded by the coding sequence ATGGACATGAGCGACGGCAACGGGATCTCACGACGGGGAGTGATGGGGGGAGCGGCGGCCGGGCTCGCGACGGTGGCCGCACCAGGTCCGGCCTCGGCCCAGACGGCCGCGAGCGGCGGAGTTGCCAAGGAAGACCCAACGACGAAGTACCCCAAGCCTCCCTTCAAGTCCCAATCCCAGCCCTGGCCCGGCCTCGCCGGCAAAATGGACCCTCGCCCCGACCATGGCGAGGCGAGTTACAAGGGATCGGGACGGCTGCGCGGTCGAAAGGCCCTGATCACGGGCGGCGATTCCGGCATGGGCCGGGCGGCCGCCATCGCCTTCGCCCGCGAGGGCGCCGATGTGGCGATCAGCTATCACCCGGACGAGGAGCCCGATGCACGGGAAGTGATCGACCTGATCAAGAAGGAGGGCCGGATCGCCGTGGCCCTTCCGGGCGACATCCGCGACGAGGCCCTGTGTGCCCGCATCGTGGCGGATGCCGTGCAGCAGCTCGGAGGCCTCGACATCCTGGTCAACAACGCCGCCCGCCAGCAGCAGCGGCAAGCGCTCCTCGACATCACGTCGGAGGATTTCGACGCAACCTTCAAGACCAATGTCTATGCCATGTTCTGGCTGACCAAGGCGGCCCTGCCTCACCTGACGCCGGGCTCGGCGATCATCCAGACGACCTCGGAACAGGCCTATGACCCGTCTGAGAACCTGGTCGACTACGCCATGACCAAGGCGGCGATGATGAACTTTACCAAGTCCATGGCGAAGCAGCTCGGCCCCAAGGGAATCCGCGTCAACGGCGTCGCTCCGGGACCGATCTGGACCCCGCTTCAGGTCAGCGGCGGCGCGACCCAGGAGAAGCTGCAGCAGTTCGGCGGCGATACGCCCATGGGCCGACCCGGCCAGCCGGCCGAGCTCGCATCGATCTATGTTCAGCTCGCCGCGGCCGATGCAAGCTATGCGACGGGGCAGGTCTACGGGGCGGCCGGGGGCAGCGGTCAGCCGTAA
- a CDS encoding NADH:ubiquinone oxidoreductase subunit NDUFA12 translates to MKQFWTQFFTWWNGQTLGTRYFTWRKGQFVGEDEFGNRYYRYTQPQAIDSNVGAERRWVVYNGYADASKVPPGWRAWLCHNGDVAPSEESYKPHAWEKSYVPNMTGTSQAYRPQGSSLALGQRPAATGDYVPWTPGE, encoded by the coding sequence ATGAAACAGTTTTGGACCCAATTCTTCACCTGGTGGAACGGACAGACCCTCGGCACCCGGTATTTCACCTGGCGCAAGGGGCAGTTCGTGGGTGAGGACGAGTTCGGCAACCGCTACTATCGCTACACGCAACCCCAGGCCATCGACTCGAACGTGGGCGCCGAGCGCCGCTGGGTCGTCTATAACGGCTATGCCGATGCCTCGAAGGTCCCGCCGGGCTGGCGCGCCTGGCTGTGCCATAACGGCGACGTGGCTCCGAGCGAGGAAAGCTACAAGCCGCATGCCTGGGAGAAGTCCTACGTACCCAACATGACCGGCACGTCCCAGGCCTACCGTCCGCAGGGCTCCAGTCTTGCCCTCGGCCAGCGTCCCGCCGCGACGGGCGATTACGTGCCCTGGACCCCAGGGGAGTAA
- the aroQ gene encoding type II 3-dehydroquinate dehydratase, producing the protein MTTVFVLNGPNLNLLGRREPHVYGSTTLADIETLVREKAETLGAAIMFRQSNHEGQLVDWIQEAGAQGAGIVINAGAYTHTSIALRDAISGSGAPTVEIHISNVHAREGFRHRSLIAPVSVGVICGFGPMSYVLGLEAVHQVMAERARQAKPSQH; encoded by the coding sequence ATGACCACCGTCTTCGTCCTCAACGGGCCCAATCTCAACCTGCTCGGCCGCAGAGAGCCTCACGTCTATGGCAGCACCACGCTGGCCGACATCGAGACGCTCGTGCGCGAGAAGGCCGAGACCCTGGGGGCGGCGATCATGTTTCGCCAGTCTAACCACGAGGGACAGCTCGTCGACTGGATCCAGGAAGCAGGAGCCCAGGGTGCCGGTATCGTCATCAATGCCGGTGCCTATACCCACACCTCGATCGCCCTCCGCGATGCCATCTCCGGCAGCGGCGCTCCGACGGTCGAGATCCACATTTCGAATGTTCATGCCCGCGAGGGCTTTCGCCATCGTTCGCTCATAGCGCCCGTCTCCGTCGGCGTGATCTGTGGTTTCGGGCCCATGAGCTACGTGCTCGGCCTGGAAGCGGTTCACCAGGTGATGGCCGAGCGCGCGCGGCAGGCGAAGCCCTCCCAGCACTAG
- a CDS encoding DsbA family protein, translating into MRFSLLTIGRTAALLGALAVAPAAMAQGTVFNDQQKQAIGEIVKDYLLKNPEVLTEVIAELEKRQAEAQQVAQASAVKETKQSLLNASHSYVVGNPSGDITLVEFFDYNCGYCKKALSDLQTLMKSDPKLRVVLKDFPVLGPDSVEASRVALAVKNQLQGQKLFDYHTKVLESRGRVNGERAMAVAKEMGVDMARLQKDVESPEVRNALQENMALGDKLNLTGTPAFIVGETVIPGAVGIEPLKQLVDNVRQCGKASCG; encoded by the coding sequence ATGCGCTTTTCGCTTCTCACCATCGGCCGGACCGCAGCCCTGCTCGGCGCTCTGGCGGTCGCACCCGCCGCGATGGCGCAGGGCACGGTCTTCAACGACCAGCAGAAGCAGGCCATCGGCGAGATCGTGAAGGATTATCTTCTCAAGAACCCGGAGGTTCTGACCGAGGTGATCGCCGAGCTCGAGAAGCGCCAGGCGGAAGCTCAGCAGGTCGCTCAGGCGAGCGCCGTGAAGGAAACGAAGCAGTCGCTCCTGAACGCATCCCATTCCTACGTGGTCGGCAATCCATCCGGCGACATTACCCTGGTGGAGTTCTTCGATTACAATTGCGGCTACTGCAAGAAGGCATTGTCCGACCTCCAGACACTCATGAAGAGCGACCCGAAGCTTCGGGTCGTCCTGAAGGATTTCCCAGTTCTTGGGCCGGATTCCGTCGAGGCGAGCCGGGTGGCGCTGGCGGTCAAGAACCAGCTCCAGGGCCAGAAGCTCTTCGATTACCACACCAAGGTCCTGGAAAGCCGCGGCCGCGTGAACGGCGAGCGCGCCATGGCGGTGGCCAAGGAGATGGGCGTCGACATGGCTCGCCTTCAGAAGGACGTGGAGAGCCCCGAGGTCCGCAACGCCCTGCAGGAGAACATGGCGCTCGGCGACAAGCTCAACCTGACCGGAACGCCGGCCTTCATCGTCGGCGAGACGGTGATCCCGGGCGCCGTTGGCATCGAGCCCCTGAAGCAGCTCGTGGACAATGTGCGCCAGTGCGGCAAGGCGAGCTGCGGTTAA
- the aat gene encoding leucyl/phenylalanyl-tRNA--protein transferase, giving the protein MSHASDHAIEITPDILLKAYAAGIFPMAEDADDPSLFWVEPRERGIIPLGSFHISKRLARTVRSDQFEIRIDQDFDGVIAGCAAPGADREKTWISRRIRELYGELFDAGYCHTVEVYRDGRLVGGLYGVRLNGAFFGESMFHTERDASKVALVHLVARLRRGGFSLLDTQFVTSHLAQFGATEVPRRTYKQMLRNAMEHGADWDSWPPGKIVSGEEALAAIQPT; this is encoded by the coding sequence ATGAGCCATGCGTCTGACCACGCGATCGAAATTACCCCCGACATCCTTCTGAAAGCCTATGCGGCCGGCATCTTTCCCATGGCGGAGGATGCGGACGATCCTTCTCTCTTCTGGGTCGAGCCCCGGGAGCGGGGCATCATCCCCCTCGGCAGCTTCCACATCTCCAAGCGCCTGGCACGCACCGTCCGTTCGGACCAGTTCGAGATCCGGATCGACCAGGATTTCGATGGGGTCATCGCCGGCTGTGCCGCCCCCGGGGCGGACCGGGAGAAGACCTGGATCAGCCGGCGCATTCGCGAGCTTTATGGCGAGCTCTTCGATGCGGGCTACTGCCATACGGTGGAGGTCTACAGGGACGGCCGCCTCGTGGGAGGGCTCTATGGGGTGCGGCTCAATGGGGCCTTCTTCGGCGAGAGCATGTTCCACACGGAACGGGACGCCTCGAAGGTCGCGCTGGTGCATCTGGTGGCGCGCCTGCGCCGGGGCGGCTTCTCGCTTCTCGACACCCAGTTCGTGACCTCGCATCTCGCGCAATTCGGCGCAACCGAGGTTCCCAGGCGCACCTACAAGCAAATGCTGCGCAACGCCATGGAGCATGGCGCCGACTGGGATTCCTGGCCGCCCGGCAAGATCGTCAGCGGCGAGGAGGCCCTCGCCGCCATTCAGCCTACCTAA
- a CDS encoding bile acid:sodium symporter family protein: MASLISREWYTIAIFGMVVLASILPIGGAPAEVFSVATNLAIALLFFLHGARLSREVVIAGMIHWRLHLFVLVTTFVVFPILGLIVLAVPNLMTPALATGILFLCVLPSTVQSSIAFTSIAEGNVPAAICSASASNILGMFLTPLLVGLLFHTQGGGGFSLGALEGILLQLLAPFILGQVLQPYLGRWLARHRTLTQFVDRGSILMVVYGAFSEAVMEGLWHKLSATDLIAVVVIDIVLLAAVLCFTFYVSGWFGFNRADRITITFCGSKKSLASGAPMANVIFTGQDVGSIVLPLMIFHQIQLMTCAVLARRFASSAKAATVPEKAKIVS, encoded by the coding sequence ATGGCTTCTCTCATCTCACGGGAATGGTACACGATCGCCATCTTCGGCATGGTCGTGCTTGCGTCGATCCTTCCCATCGGCGGCGCGCCGGCGGAAGTGTTCTCGGTCGCGACCAATCTCGCGATTGCCCTGCTGTTCTTTCTCCACGGCGCGCGCCTGTCGCGCGAGGTGGTGATCGCCGGCATGATCCATTGGCGGCTGCACCTCTTCGTGCTGGTCACCACCTTCGTGGTCTTCCCGATTCTCGGCCTCATCGTCCTGGCCGTGCCGAACCTGATGACCCCGGCGCTGGCCACGGGCATCCTGTTCCTGTGCGTTCTTCCTTCGACCGTTCAGTCGTCGATCGCCTTCACGTCGATCGCCGAGGGCAACGTGCCGGCAGCCATCTGCTCGGCTTCCGCCTCGAACATCCTCGGCATGTTCCTGACCCCGCTTCTCGTGGGGCTGCTGTTCCACACTCAAGGCGGCGGAGGCTTCTCCCTGGGCGCGCTCGAAGGCATTCTGCTGCAGCTTCTCGCTCCCTTCATCCTCGGTCAGGTGCTCCAGCCCTATCTTGGCCGATGGCTCGCCCGGCACAGGACGCTGACGCAGTTCGTCGACCGCGGCTCGATTTTGATGGTCGTCTACGGGGCCTTCAGCGAGGCGGTGATGGAGGGACTCTGGCACAAGCTGTCCGCCACGGATCTCATCGCCGTTGTCGTGATCGACATCGTGCTGCTGGCGGCCGTGCTGTGCTTCACGTTTTATGTCAGCGGCTGGTTCGGCTTCAATCGCGCGGACCGCATCACCATCACCTTCTGCGGCTCCAAGAAGAGCCTCGCCTCCGGCGCGCCCATGGCGAACGTGATCTTCACCGGGCAGGACGTCGGTTCCATCGTGCTGCCGCTCATGATCTTCCACCAGATCCAACTCATGACCTGTGCGGTCCTGGCGCGTCGTTTCGCGAGCAGCGCGAAGGCAGCGACCGTCCCGGAGAAGGCGAAGATCGTCTCGTGA
- the accB gene encoding acetyl-CoA carboxylase biotin carboxyl carrier protein, which produces MAKENPFDPDLVRELANLIADTDLSEIEVEKGDLRIRVARTITAAVSVPVAAPAALAPAPVIAPPPAAAGEASAAKPSAPHPGAVLSPMVGTAYRKPSPDAKSFVEIGSKVQAGDKVLLVEAMKTFNEIVAPRAGTVTAIYVEDGTPVEYGEPLLVIE; this is translated from the coding sequence ATGGCCAAGGAAAACCCTTTCGATCCCGATCTCGTCCGTGAGCTGGCGAATTTGATCGCCGACACGGACCTCAGCGAGATCGAAGTGGAGAAGGGCGACCTTCGTATCCGCGTGGCTCGCACGATCACGGCCGCGGTCTCCGTACCGGTCGCGGCTCCTGCCGCCCTCGCCCCCGCCCCGGTCATCGCCCCGCCTCCGGCCGCAGCCGGGGAAGCCTCGGCGGCCAAGCCCAGCGCTCCCCATCCGGGTGCCGTGCTCTCGCCCATGGTCGGCACCGCCTACCGTAAGCCCTCGCCGGACGCGAAGTCCTTCGTCGAGATCGGCTCCAAGGTCCAGGCCGGCGACAAGGTCCTGCTCGTGGAGGCCATGAAGACCTTCAACGAGATCGTGGCGCCCCGAGCCGGCACCGTGACCGCCATCTATGTCGAAGACGGAACTCCTGTTGAATACGGTGAACCCCTCCTCGTCATCGAATAA
- a CDS encoding DUF2155 domain-containing protein, whose product MKLGWTRAAVVLAGVIGAAGAAQADRIKNPTAVFSGLDKITGRIVSFEVGIDETVQFGALQMTPRVCFTKPPTETPNTTSFIEVDEPGPEGQNKRVFSGWLFAASPGLHGLEHPVYDIWLVDCKGGTEVIAEPKEMPEELPPIQDSARAPADAGRPGDIMAPSGGATAPRPPAVPTAPLRPPTRRQAPAAPIINTDR is encoded by the coding sequence ATGAAACTCGGATGGACGCGGGCGGCTGTCGTGCTCGCAGGGGTAATCGGCGCCGCGGGCGCGGCTCAGGCGGACCGGATCAAGAATCCCACGGCCGTCTTTTCGGGACTCGACAAGATCACCGGGCGCATCGTGTCGTTCGAGGTCGGGATCGACGAGACCGTTCAGTTCGGCGCCCTGCAGATGACGCCGAGGGTCTGCTTCACCAAGCCGCCCACGGAAACGCCGAACACCACCTCGTTCATCGAGGTCGACGAGCCCGGCCCCGAGGGGCAGAACAAGCGGGTCTTCTCGGGCTGGCTCTTCGCCGCGAGCCCGGGCCTGCACGGGCTCGAGCACCCGGTTTACGATATCTGGCTCGTGGATTGCAAAGGCGGCACGGAGGTGATCGCGGAGCCCAAGGAAATGCCCGAGGAGCTTCCGCCGATCCAGGATTCCGCCCGCGCGCCGGCCGATGCCGGACGGCCGGGCGACATCATGGCGCCTAGCGGCGGCGCCACGGCCCCGCGCCCGCCGGCCGTCCCGACGGCCCCTCTGCGCCCGCCGACGCGGCGCCAGGCTCCCGCGGCCCCGATCATCAATACGGATCGCTGA
- a CDS encoding DUF1127 domain-containing protein, which produces MFVSYILSKVRSYHLYRKTVRELAQLSDRELADLGIARYDIARVAREATFA; this is translated from the coding sequence ATGTTCGTTTCCTATATCCTTTCGAAGGTTCGCAGCTACCATCTGTATCGCAAGACCGTCCGCGAGCTGGCGCAGCTCTCCGACCGCGAGCTCGCCGATCTCGGCATTGCCCGCTACGACATCGCCCGGGTCGCCCGCGAGGCGACCTTCGCATAA
- the accC gene encoding acetyl-CoA carboxylase biotin carboxylase subunit translates to MFDKILIANRGEIALRILRAAKELGIATVAVHSTADADAMHVRLADESVCIGPPAARDSYLNIPALIAACEITGADAIHPGYGFLSENARFAEVLEHHRIAFIGPKAEHIRIMGDKIEAKRTAKRLGIPCVPGSEGGINDETEAKKVAKEIGYPVIIKAAAGGGGRGMKVARNEDDLVHAFQTARTEAKAAFGDDAVYIEKYLEKPRHIEIQVLGDGKGNAIHLGERDCSLQRRHQKVWEEGPSPALNVEMRERIGGVVAKAMQDLQYAGAGTIEFLYEDGEFYFIEMNTRIQVEHPVTEMITGIDLVNEQIRVAAGHPLSVRQEDIKIEGHAIECRVNAEHPSTFRPSPGTISYFPPPGGLGVRVDSAAYQGYRIPPHYDSLVGKLIVHGRTRNECLMRLRRALDEFVVDGIDTTLPLFRTLVRNPDIQNGQYDIHWLENFLKTGGLGDEQA, encoded by the coding sequence ATGTTCGATAAGATCCTCATTGCCAATCGCGGCGAGATCGCCCTGCGAATCCTGCGTGCCGCGAAGGAGCTGGGCATCGCCACCGTGGCCGTGCACTCCACCGCCGACGCGGACGCCATGCATGTGCGCCTCGCGGACGAGAGCGTGTGCATCGGCCCTCCGGCCGCCCGCGACAGCTACCTCAACATCCCGGCCCTGATCGCCGCCTGCGAGATCACCGGGGCCGACGCGATCCATCCCGGCTACGGCTTCCTGTCCGAGAACGCGCGCTTCGCGGAGGTGCTGGAGCATCACCGCATCGCCTTCATCGGCCCTAAGGCGGAGCATATCCGCATCATGGGCGACAAGATCGAGGCCAAGCGCACCGCGAAGCGCCTGGGCATTCCCTGCGTCCCCGGCTCCGAGGGCGGCATCAACGACGAGACCGAGGCCAAGAAGGTCGCCAAGGAGATCGGCTACCCGGTCATCATCAAGGCGGCCGCCGGTGGCGGTGGGCGCGGCATGAAGGTGGCACGCAACGAGGACGACCTCGTCCACGCCTTCCAGACCGCCCGCACCGAGGCCAAGGCCGCCTTCGGCGACGATGCGGTCTATATCGAGAAGTATCTCGAGAAGCCACGCCATATCGAGATCCAGGTCCTCGGCGACGGCAAGGGCAACGCCATCCATCTGGGCGAGCGCGACTGCTCCCTGCAGCGCCGTCACCAGAAGGTCTGGGAAGAAGGCCCGTCGCCGGCTCTCAATGTCGAGATGCGCGAGCGTATCGGCGGCGTCGTGGCCAAGGCCATGCAGGACCTGCAATACGCAGGCGCCGGCACCATCGAGTTCCTCTACGAGGATGGCGAGTTCTACTTCATCGAGATGAACACCCGCATCCAGGTGGAGCATCCGGTCACCGAGATGATCACCGGCATAGACCTCGTGAACGAGCAGATCCGCGTGGCGGCCGGCCACCCGCTCTCGGTGCGGCAGGAAGACATCAAGATCGAAGGTCATGCCATCGAGTGCCGCGTGAATGCCGAGCATCCCTCGACCTTCCGCCCCTCTCCCGGGACGATCAGCTACTTCCCCCCGCCGGGCGGTCTCGGCGTGCGCGTCGATTCGGCCGCCTATCAGGGCTACCGCATCCCGCCGCACTACGATTCCCTCGTGGGTAAGCTCATCGTCCATGGCCGCACCCGCAACGAGTGCCTCATGCGCCTGCGCCGGGCCCTCGACGAGTTCGTGGTGGACGGGATCGACACCACCCTGCCGCTCTTCCGCACCCTCGTGCGCAACCCGGACATCCAGAACGGCCAGTACGACATCCACTGGCTGGAGAACTTCCTGAAGACCGGCGGCCTGGGCGACGAGCAGGCATAA